In Zingiber officinale cultivar Zhangliang chromosome 9B, Zo_v1.1, whole genome shotgun sequence, the genomic window TGAACTAGATGATCTAAACTTCTATTTCTACCATCTTATACTTGAGAGCAAATCCTCTCATTCATTTTTCCATAGTCCTCTCTGTAATTACGATCGGATTCTAGTTGGAATCTGATCGCAATTAAGTACAATCCCTCGCTAGGTTCACATCCCCATTCAAATTATATTTGGGTTGAGACAAGCGATTGGAGATTACTTGGAGGTGGGGCCAAGTGGGGAGCGGCCTTCTGATCCGCTCCAAAGGTGAAGGCCAAATGTGGGTGATCTTCGGGCTGCTTCGGTGGTCCCGTATCAAAGTATAATCTAGATAGAAATGTAAATCCAAAAGATTTCAGTTAAAATCTAACTATAATTACGAAGAAGTTCGGCCTCTGATACTTTTGTGATGCATTAACCTGTTAGCGTTGAATCTTGACCGTTGAACGGTCAGAGTCGATTCCATTGACATTTTCCCTGACGTAAGCCCACGATGGTGCGAGGCTTTTGCCTTTTGGAAGGTTCCGCCCCCGCACAATTTGCCGCCTTCTCCACGCGTTAATTCCTCAACGACCGCTGCAATTGAAGCCGGAAGTCACATCGACTTCTTCCAGAAATTTCTTGAAAATTCCTTTCTGTCCTCGATGTTTCCTCGTCCatatccctctccctctctttgtaTAGCTATATAGCTATAGATCTTGCATCCCATGAATCCAACGCCATCAGACCAGTGCTGATTTCTCATACACATATCGATCGAGACAATCTCTCATGGATCTCCGAGCAGTTTTCCAGTCCATGGACAAAGACGGCGACGGGAGGCTCTCCGCGGCCGAGCTGGCACTCTGCGTGGCCACCACCGGCGCGGAGTTCTCGCTCGAGGACGCCGAGGCGCTCGTCGGCGTCGGAGGGTCTCTCGACTTCGAGGCCTTCGAGGAGCTCGCCGCGGCGGCCGCGGCGGAGCCGTCGGAAGAGGAGGGGAGTGACGGGGAGCTGAGGGCGGCGTTCACGGTGTACGAGCAGGAGGGCGAGGGGGGCATCACGCCCTGGAGCCTCAGACGGACGCTGAGCCGGCTGGGCGAGAGGAGGGACATCGACGAGTGCCGCAGCATGATCTGCAGCTTCGATCTCGACGGAGATGGAGTCATCAGCTTTGACGAGTtcaggatgatgatgatggcggTGGTGGTGCAGTCTTCTTGAACAGACGAGGAATATTCCGGCCATCTgcactagctagctagctagctagcttggAGTTTATGTAAAAAAATTCATGTTCATTTATTCCTTCATTCattattataaataatattttctcTCTTATAATTAGTATTTTCAAGATTAATCTGGATTTGGTCAATTCAACAAAATTTTAATTCGATCtctggaaaataaaaataaaaataaaataaaattttagtcaAATGGCGTTGGCTGCTTGATGGATAAATTTAGTTGAGCAATTCAAAGTTTTggagaaaataaaattaagaatCTTATTTATAAAAGCCTTGGAGGGTATTTGAATGgttatacatttttatttttattttctaatccaGTAAATTAATCTTGATTATGGAGGTGGATATTAGGACGTGGCACTCTTACTTACCTCTAGCACAAGTAGCGTCGGTGCTGAGTCAAGGAAGGGGTCCCAACGAtggccctctgacactcaagttaaTCTCCGGCGaaacaagaagcaaagggaactgTAGCGTAACTGTAGAGATTGCGAGAAAATCATACTTTCACCGATGCCTGGACCCCCCCTTTATACAGGGCTCTTGTAGCGTATGTGCACACTTCTTAAAGCGAGTACGTAATCCCAAGTTTTCCATGAagagacatgtcagtaaagtatctctgacacagtatcttaacgggccgagcatatctctaaagtgacagtggaagcttccgctgtACTATTCTCTGTCTGATCATATCGTCCGTcagcggcactaactcccaaaaagaTGTTGAAGGATATCCTGCTATGTCTGTTGCCTAGGCGAACGGACTGGCCGCTCGACTGAAAGTCTCTTGTTCATGTGTTGTCTGCTtatgggccgagcgggatggccgctcggtcGAAAGTCCACTGTCGTGCTGAACGATAGAGCTGCTTGGCTAATTGCCCTTGATTCATGTCATCCGTCGCTGTGCCGAGCAGAAAAGTCGTTCGACTTAGCTTCTATGCGTTCTTTGGACGTCGATTTGATTACTTCATGTCAGAGATGGTGGGTCGACGTTTAACCTCCGATCGGGCTATGTCCCATCCGACCGGCCAAGACATTCCGTCCGTCGATCGTATTGATTTTGACCTTTGTTGACCTTCACCGTGGTAGTGGGACGAGACCCCTTCCTTATCACCGTATCAAATCCAATGACCTTCTCTCTAATTTGTTTATGGAATAAATCCGGAAGTACAGACCACTCTTCTCTTAACAATTTCATGGCTCTAATTTTTCATCCCACTATATGACATTAATTGGAATGAGGGTGAAATACTTTAACTAATACgcttaattagaaaattttagtttagGTTATTGCTTATTCATCCCTCGCTTTTAGTGGAAACATGTTATACATCCCATTCTCATCCTCTAGGGTTTAGGGACCATATTTTGATGATCTTTTGTGTGGAATCATAACTCTTCAATAGCTTTTATAGATAGATAGACCTCTAGTGACACTATTTTTACTTAACTCTAGTCGATTATACCAACTTTCAATTGATTAATAGGACAAAATTAGTAGTTGCACAATTAACAACAAATTGAATGATCACTTGAATGGCTCCCGGGTGCCACGTGAGATTTTGAAGTCGAAACTCAGTGTAGTATGCTTTTTTTTTCATGCATTGTCATTATAtttgtactaatggctagtagtcatctaTAATTTACTTTCTTCGTATTAGTCTAGGGACGGATTAATGAGGACGTTAGGGTGagtgaatcaccttttgccatacTTGAATTGCTCCCTGGGTAATGGTACAATGACATGTCGCCTTTTCTGTTTTCAGGCATCTAAGAATCGAGTTTTAGATTCGGTAAATTAACATATGAATTTTTCTTAATGGGCGGTTGACCTAAGAATATTGGATTGCTAGACCGTCCATTGAGAGTGCTTCCAAATTTACTCTGGCGatcaatgaaaaattttcatatgaCCGAGTTGATCATCCTCGAAATTAATTGGCATAAACGAGATATCATGCCAACTAAAAAAATGATCATCCGAAtcgagttttaattaattaaaattgaataaatagttttctttttttttaaaattagtattattattttaattttttagttgaCATATATATTCAGTTTATGTTGATTAATCTTAAAGATGACTTATTTGGTCATAGTAGACAGTCTATCAACTCAGTGTTCTAAAGTCAATCAgcccttaaaaaaaattttctattaatTCATCGTTTGGTCCGATAAAAATTTTCCACCGACTACTAAAATAAATTGAGAAGCGCTCACAATGAGTTGTCCTTCAATCCAACATTTTTAAGTTAACTATTCATCAAAAGAAATTCATCCGTTAATTTCTCAAACCtaagaattaattttttaatatttttattctttGAACCTTACATTCAATCAACTTTTGAGTTGATTGAACATTCCAATCAACTAAGCCTCACCTCTTGCAAACTAGATCTACTTGAATACTTACATCTTCGTAAACTATCCAAAATTATAGAATCAAACTTAACCATAGACTACAAGTCTACCACCCATAACTTGCTATCACTTACTCTAAGGCTTCACTCAAACTAACAAATTAAATAATATACCTCTAATTAGGTAAACACTTCCAGCTCTCAATAATATTGCTCAAAGActctaacttaaatttaaaattatattttacttaTTATTTCTTATAGTTGTCGTAGTTCAAATCCAACGATataattatagaattttttttcttcatatagAGGGTGTAATTAAAAGATATCGGATTTTTAAACGGACCATCATGTATACTTTTCGATTTAACGGATCACAAATAAGAAACTTCCATAGAATAAAATTaatcttctttaaaaaaaattagtaaatAAATCTAactaagattattattatttttatacttCTTTGGCCTATATATCTTAAACCTTTTCTAATTGATCATAGAAACGAATCGATTATGGGTAGTCGGTTGAGTTGAATATCTagacttaaaaaaaaatcaaggccTTTCGCCACGCCACCTCCAATTAGTTTGAGCAGTGGCAGGAAAGGAAAGCTTCTCGCATTAACGATCGAAATGCTCTGCTCCATTGCCAGTTCCACGGCCGCCGCCTCCAATTCCAAGTCCACCTCCAATTGGCTCCAACGCCTCCACAGTTCTCGCGGCCTCTCCGTCCCCGTCCACCACCACCTCGATCACTTCCTCTCCTCTGATCCCAGCCCCGATCCCACCACCGTGCCCGACCCTAGCCTTAACCTTCCTCTTACAGTCCTCCGCTCGGAGGCCCCCGATCTCCCTTCGCTTGGCACCGCACTCGATGAGAAGCAGAAGATCTTCGATCTCGTCGGCGGCGGTCTCGCGGAGCTCTTCGTCATGGAAGGGCCGGCGGGGATCAAGGCCAAGAAGAGCGCCCGGAAGCAGCCCAACCCTAGGGTTTGTATTCCCTCCGTCTCCGACAGCATCGACGGGTGCCGCGAACCCCCCGCGGCCTCCCCTCCCTCCAGCGCGGACAACAGCGTGGCCGAGGCCAAGAAGAGCCGAACCAAAATGCGTCGAAAGAGGGGCACGGCTAGGGGTTCGACGGACTTGGACTTGTCGGCGTGCTCGAGGACCGATGTGACCGTCATTGATACCAGCCACCCGGGTTGGAAGTCGGAGAAGGTCATCTTTAGGAACGGAAATATGTGGAAGGTGCGGGATAAGAAAGTTTGGAATTTGAACAGGAAGAAGAGAAGGTTGGGTGTCGTAGGGCGATTAGGCAACGATAGACAGAAGGAACAACCTCTTCCTGGACCAAAAATTCCAGCATCCATGGAGCTTTCGGTACCAATTGAAGTAAGATAACCAAAATTTCCTTCTTTTTATTGCCAATTATTCTTCTAGGTGGGTTAAAAATGTTAGATTAAGGTGTTCGTTTCGTTTTAATTCTTCTAGCAGTAGTAGCTAGCTTACCGTTCCAAGTGTATGTGCTCCAGTCGCCCCCCTTGACACCTCTAAGACTATAGATATTGTGATGGATAATCGGTAGCAGTGGGTACTACGCAATAGCAGTATGAATTCCAGTAATAAACCAACTAAATTTCTGTTCATGATGACCAATGTAGCACAATCAAAATGTTGTATTCTAAGTTATTATTGCATTTGTTGTGCAATACAATGTTGCATGATGATCTCCCCATACACTAATTGCTTTCTGACACGAGAACATTTATTGTGAATACCATTTTTAGTGTTAATTGTGAGAACATTTTTACTGAGAGAAGACCATGGCAGAACCCCATGGATTCTATTGATCAGTAGATCCATGGCCATGAAATTAGTTAGAAAAATCAGGCAATGATGATCAAATTTTTACATTCTTCCACGGAAtataagaaaaatttgaaatagaTGGAAATGGTATAAAAATGAATGCAAAATTTACCAAaacacaacaacaataacaactaaGTCTTATCCCACAAGGTGATGTTGGCTATATTGATCCTTCTACGCCATTGGGTTCTGccccctattatatcatcatctatacttaaataaaattatcttattttattgttgctaatcaagtcttttttggcgttcctcttcctcgtttgatatgtacatttgtcataatttcacatcgccgAACCGGAGCATTTATTGATACAtgtttgtaccatcttaaacgtgtcttttGGAGTTTTCCTTCAACAGATGCAACCCCGActttttctctaatactctcatttcttattttgttcatcCTTGTATGTTcacacattcaccttaacatcctcatctttgcaaCTCATGTGCTCGAATCATAGTCTAGCATTCAaagtcatataacatagcaggtctaaccatCGTTTTGTAAAACTtccctttaaattttagatatattcgatcacataaaacactcgatgcTTTTCTACATTTcaatcatcctgcttgtattcttaATCTCtctatcgttttgcaaaaattatcctaaatacttaaagctcttAGTTTCGGATAACTTGTCatctcctattttaacaattgtctcattacgtctaatattactaaacttaaattccatagattttgtctttactctactaagcataaaacctttcacttctagTGTTTTCCACCAAaattctaatttagcatttactcctttatgggtctcatctaccaaaataatattatttgcaaataacatgcatcacggtactatgtcttgaatgtgtCCATGATTAGTGGACTTAGTACTGAATTCtatatttattgaaaatttaCCAAAACACATCCTTTATAATTAAGAATGATAAAAAGCACCCCTATAATTGTTTTTACCAAAAAGTGCCTCTTTTTCTAATTATCTCAATTTAGGTATCAAGTTGTTGTACAAAATAGCTTGCTAtcagattttatcaaaataaactcCTTTAGACAAGAGAAAATATCAACACTCTATTTAAAGTACCTAGAAACTCATATGAACAAAATCTTGATTTTAAAAAGGCAAGATGATTGCAATCAACATGCAATTTGAAAATTAACATGAAATAGATCCCAAGTTGAGTTGCAGATCAACTTGCAATTGAATTATTCATGAAAACAACTAAACAAGTATTTTTGACACACAAAATTTGATACATATTCTAGTTAGACTGgttaaaatgattttcttttgCTTAATTGGTATAAAATAGAAAGGGAACCGTAGCACAACGGTAAAATTGTTGCCTTGTGACCTTGTCATGGGTTCGAGTCACATAATACAAGATAAGACTGTATAGACCAAATGTGATCCGACCACGCATAAAGACTGTATAGACCAAATGTGATCCGACCACGCATAAAGACTGTATAGACCAAATGTGATCCGACCAAACCCCGCATAAAGACTGTATAGACCAAATCTGATCCGACCAAGCCCCGCATTAGTGAGAGCTTTGTGTACTGAGTTGCTCTTTTTTTAATTGGTACAAAATAGGTGTGAACTActtttgaattattattaatattactaAGGTCTAGCTTAAGTAGAACTTATCTGGCTTGCATTTTAGAATATTCAACTTGATGAAAAGTGAAATCGTAATATGCTTTGTAATTAGCATGCACTATTTTTGCCAAAATTTTTGGCATAAGTAGATTTGCTAATCAACTTGTCCTTCAAAATTAAGGATTTTGATCATTAAGATCTTTTAAACACCTCAAGTAGAATAGTGATGCATTCTTGTATTCAAAAGAGTTCATACTGATGAAAAATTGAATCTTAAAATGATTTATATATTAGATTGTGCCCATTCCATTCTAGTCAATTTTTAAAGTGCAAGCTTAGCTTGCGCCTTCAAAATTTAACCATCATGAGCTTTTAAATATCCTAAGTTATTCATTGATGTGTCCCTTTGTCAAAAAGAATTCAATTTGACTAAAAGTATGATCACAAGCAAATTTATAAATTAGCTTGCACTTATTACTTGCCTATCTTCAATTTGTGTCAAATTTCAGTGTGCAAGATGATTCacaaatcagcttgctccttcaaattaaaaaatttggaccATTACAAGCaacttaattccttaagaaaaatattaatatttttgtgtcaaaaaaaaattattttgattggaaatttaattgcaagctgGTTTCTAATAAAGGGAATTCTAGAAAGAGGGATAATTTTGGTAAAAAGCAATTATAGTGGCACTTTTGTTCACTCtcaattataaaggacatgtttTGATAAATTCTACAGAACAAATTACTATTAATCCTCATCAGTAGAGAACCTACATTTTTATTTGTATCTCACTTTGGCTTAGCATTTTAAGAAATCTAGATATATTCATTTTGAGATATAGTAGTCATGGACTGAGTTTTACCAATTCTTTCTATCAATGTAACCATTAAAATCTTATGATCCTGGAGTACCTTTCTTACTCTTATCAGCAATTGCAAGATTATTTGCTCCTATTGCACCATGACCATGTGTCAATGTGATAGgtcatttcattaaaaaaatctttCCCCACCATTTTTTGCATTGGAGTGTGCTTCATTACTTCCTGCAACAGCTAGCATTCATATAGATATAACTACTGACAATTTCATGTTGGTAATAAGACTAAACCCACAACCCAACTACATTAACCATATACACATGCTGGGAGATAAGTTTTTATCTTATCTATGTTGATAAAACTTGACAAACAAATTATCTTAGTACTGCGACCTGGCAAAGCAGTGTCCAACATTGTCCACGCGGGCAGTAAACTAGGAACTTGGAATATCttacatattttattttggtATAGAGTTCCTTCTTAATATTTCTGTGTCTATTTCAAATATGTTGATCATTAAATTCACCTTTGATTTATTATTACAAGTACATATGGCAACTCTGACCAGATAAATCTATGGCTTGGTTGCTTACCAGCCTTAAAGATGGATAAACATAGTTAATGTCCAACTGGACATGCATTAGCTACAATACATTCTACATATTGGTCGACAGCAATAATTCTATACAAAATAGGCTATAGTATAGGTGATGAAATCAGATTGGTATGCCAATGTGTAAGATCAAGACTAAATAGGCTTGCTTTGGCAGGCAGCAGTAGATCATGTATCACTTATCAGAAAATGATAGGGGAATTTTTTTGGTTGATTAGTGCCTGCATGATACTTCAAATAGGGCATCACTGTAGCAGACTAAATGAATCTGGAAATTACTCCAATGCTGTAAAGAAATCAAACTATGATTAGGGCTATaatttatagcatttttaaaaAGTTGGATGTCTCTAAAGAATCCTCTTGGTTTTCTTTTGTAACAATTTTCTATTTGGGGCTGATTATAAGGATCTTATCCTCCATTTTCCCTCCATTTAAGTTTATACGAAGCTATATCATTACTACTAGTAAATGAATATTGAGCTAGCTAAAGTATGGTTAAGATTCACGCTCATAGAGTTGTATGAATTTTATGTTGTCAGGCAATGCCTCGTGACTTTTTACATCTAAACTTGACCTAAATGGAAGGTTTTATGACATAACATCATCATTATACTTCGTTCAGCTGGGCTTTTGACGGTGATGGTTTATGGCATTTTTCTGCTCTGAAAATCTTACAAGGATCGAATCCTTATGTAAATACAGATCGCTAAATCATCAAAATAATTGTTTCTAAAGGACACAGAGTAAATAGGCTCTAATTTGTTCTGTAGATAGAGTGTATATAGGACTCAGGCTGAGAACATATTACTGGCTGAGCATGTACAAGTTTTAAAGACACACAGGGCATGGTATCACATTGATGATAGCTAGCATTCGTCAGTAAAAGGGACAACATAATATCTCTCGAATTCTCTGAGACAAGAGAATGCTGATCCTTTTGGAAATGGGTAAAGAAGAAGGAATTTTAGATCCACCGTATTTTCTATTTGTCTTTTGTTACTGTAAAAAACACATTATGGGCTAATCCTGCAGAATGAACTCTTTCATAATACTTTGATCCCATAGTCAACGAACTCCCTATAATCTCTCTTTCAATCGGAATCAATTACATTTATGTGACTTGGTAATTCAAATATGTtagtttttctttcctttcagAAAAAATGATGCATTTATCATGTAAAAATGATATATTACATTTGCAGGGCGAAGGCGCATAAGGATGATATCTACTTGTTTGCTTGTAACTGCTCCAAATTGCATATGCACAATGGATGGTTTCGTTCTTTTGTCGCGGCTGATAGTATTTTGTCATTCCGTGTTTTCGTCGACAGAAGTTGTAAATTGAAACAACATATATTGCTGTTTCTGGACAAGGTTACCTATCCAAAGCTATGCTTAGTGTTTGAGTATCTCTTTTAGCAAATTGCTTCCCGCTTACTTCCACTGGACCACTCCGGCATGGCTTTCAAGTCTGAAATCACCGATAACATATTTGTAAGATCCCTTTGCGAGATTTGCATTTACGAAAGAGTTATATTAGTTTGAGAGCTATGTCTACTCTTCAATTGGTCTTTCCTTCTAATTGTTTTACATCTCGATTTTCTATCAATCAATGTCGATATAACTGAATAAGGTTTCAAATGGTTGTTTTTTAGGACTTGTAGATACCAGTGGAAAGAGGCCATCTTCAATGTAGATATTGCAAGAGCTTATGGAATGGATTGAAGTATGAATGTGTGTGTGATTAAGATATAAAAGTGATAATGtaatttcaataaaaaatataaataagaaatgaaCACAACCATAGGTATATATATTACTTATTGAGTCATTTATCTAAAATTACATATTAAATTTGATCAAAGTCGCTATATTTTATAGTATATTtaacaattttaaataaaattatgttatatattataatagttttaaacaaatctatttttttaatatagcCATCAATGTATAGCAATATAAAGTGGTAGGAGAAAGGTACCAACTAAGATTTATCGACCATTTATTTTGTTGGAAATGTGAAAATGTATTAGAGTAGAAATATATTTTATCATCTTTGGATAGAAACTTAGCTGCATTGAATTGGAGGATATTTTTTCTCTAATATTAATAGTTCAGATCTTCTGATCTTTTATTTCTGTCTTCTCCTACATCATTACATATTTCTTTCTGTCTTCTCCTACATCATTACATATTTCGGATGCCTTCATCTAGTAAATTCATCTGAAAAAATAGTATCTAAATTATCTTAATTTTGTgcctaaattataaattttttaatatattttttactttatcaatatatttaattgagttttttttttttttttttttttgacaatttaGATGAGAATTTTTTTTCAGATGAATTCATTAGATGAaagatatttgaaatatgtggTGGACTAGGAGAAGAACAGGGATAAGAGATCAGAGAATCCGATTATATTATTGGGTTGAGAAAACATACTATTTGGATAAATCATTACGAGTGTCTTTCAACTTATTTTGAAAGTCAGATGAAAAATTTTGTAAAACGTCATCATTAGGGTATCCATATTAATTTAAACGTTAATATACGTCACATCTTAAAAAACAGATCACGCACCTATTATATTACTATTTCATTTTTATTAATACATTCATATTTATTTAACATTATCTTTCATTATTTATAGATCTCAGTCCTCATTTATGGTTATTGtttatattcaaaattatttttcttaatttttttataaaatttgttCCTCGTTAAAAGATTTGAATATTATTAATATGCAAGTATCTCATTCACATTAATTGTAATATTACATTAATTGTAATATTATTTGGGTGGTATAACACACATATATTAACATCAAAGCTCTACGGATAACTAAGTTATTGCAGGAGATTTTTGCCATCCAGATGAATTTTCATTAACATTTCTGGATTTATAGTTGGTAAAAGTTTTTTATAGGATTGTACTGATTACTTTTAGAATGAGTTTAATCATCTCTACGATTAATAGGTTCGAaggattaaatattttttataaactaaaaataataataattattattatataaaaaaaatgcctTGAGTCGTTTCGAACAACAATGCAActcagaaaaaaaacaaaaaaaatggaaACTTATTTTGCGGAATACGACTCCACGAGGTCCAGCACAAACACGTGTTGGTCTCGTGCTCGTATAGCGATAGCTAGCCGCCCCATTTCTGCCCTAAGCCGCCGCACAATTCTACAAACTCGACGCCACTATCGTCTGCTAGGGTTTTTCTGATAACGAAGAAACCTTCGCAACAATTGTTGATCTCTATTTAATTTTCGTGTTCTGATCCATTCCCTTATTTTTCATCTCCTCCTTTTTGGCGTTTGGGGTTTAAGGGCTTAGCGGGATGTCGGACGACGAAGCGAGGGAGGAGAAGGAGTTGGATCTCACTTCCCAAGATGTTGTCACCAAGTACAAGACCGCGGCCGAGATCGTCAACAGTAATGTTCTCTAACTTTTCTTTGCTTTTCCCCTGTGTAGTGGAGACGTTGTCTGGTAGAGGTTCAATCTATTGTCGTGTGCAGAGGCCCTTCAACTGGTGGTCTCTCAGTGCAAGCCCAAAGCCAAGGTTGTCGATCTCTGCGAAAAAGGCGACTCCTTTATCAGGGAGTACGTTCGTTTTCCTGTTTGGCGCTGTGTTTCTACTCTCTTAATGCGATAGTGCTAAATTGAAGCTTTGTGTTCTTGCGTATAGGCAAACTGGTAACGTGTACAAGAACGTAAAGAGAAAGATTGAAAGGGGCGTAGCATTTCCTACGTGCGTCTCTGTCAATAACACAGTGTGTCATTTCTCGCCCCTTGGCAATGACGAGACTGTTTTGGAAGAGAATGACATTGTTAAAATGTATACGTTCATAAGTTTAGATTGTGTTATGACTATCTACGGATTGTTATTCTgagtttttcttttttaattttttgtttgtgTTGCAGTGACATGGGGTGTCATATAG contains:
- the LOC122025727 gene encoding uncharacterized protein LOC122025727, with protein sequence MLCSIASSTAAASNSKSTSNWLQRLHSSRGLSVPVHHHLDHFLSSDPSPDPTTVPDPSLNLPLTVLRSEAPDLPSLGTALDEKQKIFDLVGGGLAELFVMEGPAGIKAKKSARKQPNPRVCIPSVSDSIDGCREPPAASPPSSADNSVAEAKKSRTKMRRKRGTARGSTDLDLSACSRTDVTVIDTSHPGWKSEKVIFRNGNMWKVRDKKVWNLNRKKRRLGVVGRLGNDRQKEQPLPGPKIPASMELSVPIEGEGA
- the LOC122024431 gene encoding probable calcium-binding protein CML31; the protein is MDLRAVFQSMDKDGDGRLSAAELALCVATTGAEFSLEDAEALVGVGGSLDFEAFEELAAAAAAEPSEEEGSDGELRAAFTVYEQEGEGGITPWSLRRTLSRLGERRDIDECRSMICSFDLDGDGVISFDEFRMMMMAVVVQSS